The Candidatus Methanomethylicota archaeon genome includes the window ATCATCACCACCAACATATAGAGTTCCAAGTAACGTTGATATACATGGTTTAGCTGATTCATTCAAATTTCCATGAAGCTTCAGTATGGATTCATAGATTACGTTTAAAGCTTTTATAATTGCATTCTTCAATGCAATATCTATCCTAGCACTCCTCTCATACATATCATTTGGAGAGATGGATGTTGCCATGAATGGTCCCATGAGGTTACCATCAATCTTCAAAACAGCAATATCCCTTATCTCCACTTCTTTTTTCTCTAACTTCTCTAGCTCAAGTCCATCATGACCTGAAATCAATTCAATAACGTATCTATTAGCACCCTTCCAATCAAGATCATAAACATCCTTAGCCACAAATTCCCGTTTGAATAAGTTAATTTTAGCTTCATATCTTTCCCTAAAGCTTATTCCATCACCAAACTTGTAGAGCGATTCACATATTTCACACACTCTCTTCGATTCTCCAGGTAGTTGCAATGTTAATTTTGCATCATCAGAATAGCATAATTGACATAGGTCCTCAGAACCCTTAATTCCTGAAATTCTCTCAATTTTCATAGATTCACATTTCAACATATTCTTCCTTAAATGTAAATTGTTAGTCAGCTCTCTCATCATAACATACATATTATCATGGAATTGTGCATATGCAAATGTCACTTTAAGACCATTCTCCGAGATTATACCGTTTAATTGATCTCCAGCAATCTTCTCAAACTCATTTATGAAGAGTCTTGGCATTACGAATTCCACGACTCCACCAGCAGTATATATGAAGGATTCGTATGGAACCCATATGTCATATTCATCCATGTTTGATTGTATGTAGAATGGTGCGTATGCCATTACGAGGTAGTCTATTAGTAGGCTAGCTCCACTCGTAACTTTGATCTCTTGAGATCTCGATATGTACTTTTGAATGCCAGCAACATCTATAACTCCAATCAGCACATTCCTATAATCCTCTTCCTCACGTCGTTCACCCTCAACTCCTCTGAATGGTTTGACTGGAGACTTAAACCCATTAGTTTCTTTCCTCAAACTATTGAGAAACTTTGAATTCAAATATTCAAAAATCTTTGAACCACGCTTTTCATTTACTTTAATCCAGAAGTCCCAAGCAACATCACCAGTTTTAAGACCATCTTCATAATTCAAGTCCAATTCTTTAGCTATCGATTCTAAATCTTCTTTAAGATAGGATTCCACGAGTTGCCTAACTCTATCTATTGTTGAAGCCATAGTGTCAGCCTTCTCTAATATACTTGAAAGCTCATCCGTTGGTTTATGATGCTTAAATATTATGTCAACAATTCTATTTAATGTCTGTTCGGGTATTAATCCATCTAGAAGGATTCTAGCAACATTTGTTGACAATTCTACATGTTGTTTGTAATTGAAGGGTTTCCCAATGTCATGTAGGAGGGATGCTAACCTTAATACTGCAATTTCAGTTCTATCAAGCTTTTTATTGATGGCTAAACTCCACGCTATTGCAGATGTGAGTAGGAGGTGTGGTATTAAGCCTGAAGTGTTGAATCCAGGTCTCGTATCGGATGGGAATATGAACCACGACTTCTCAATA containing:
- a CDS encoding HD domain-containing protein; its protein translation is ETVKSYDEVRKLELIGDLISLYFKIPLLKELFPSAILSPLKIYMLCRVHLVPRSHKDREPLRENPAEFIKGIYERKEEYLDIIQKLTSILADEKLCKDIEKSWFIFPSDTRPGFNTSGLIPHLLLTSAIAWSLAINKKLDRTEIAVLRLASLLHDIGKPFNYKQHVELSTNVARILLDGLIPEQTLNRIVDIIFKHHKPTDELSSILEKADTMASTIDRVRQLVESYLKEDLESIAKELDLNYEDGLKTGDVAWDFWIKVNEKRGSKIFEYLNSKFLNSLRKETNGFKSPVKPFRGVEGERREEEDYRNVLIGVIDVAGIQKYISRSQEIKVTSGASLLIDYLVMAYAPFYIQSNMDEYDIWVPYESFIYTAGGVVEFVMPRLFINEFEKIAGDQLNGIISENGLKVTFAYAQFHDNMYVMMRELTNNLHLRKNMLKCESMKIERISGIKGSEDLCQLCYSDDAKLTLQLPGESKRVCEICESLYKFGDGISFRERYEAKINLFKREFVAKDVYDLDWKGANRYVIELISGHDGLELEKLEKKEVEIRDIAVLKIDGNLMGPFMATSISPNDMYERSARIDIALKNAIIKALNVIYESILKLHGNLNESAKPCISTLLGTLYVGGDDSLIIMPSWASIAFSWIVGNEFRLNMGESRGLSIGIAVGSAKANLWNLISAAHSLMSEGKKYVRDNPEYSVVMYDIAEGGTLNNLIVKERVSVFASGRISIQPFTLSKTDDMLGNYIKLIFEVSNCNEFIEKCYLASRYPNCISTPNLMSRVEDVQDFMKDIRTGIIECVNRADTFITFIGLPQKDYELLKLFIVAIYSKRQYARFKEKGDLKGAKIYDIVSKLCFKGDINDLLKGKDISRNLNSSFSDAYRMIKIVGGGVI